A single Desulfatibacillum aliphaticivorans DSM 15576 DNA region contains:
- a CDS encoding DUF3999 domain-containing protein codes for MRRYFYIFLAVIIPFIQAHALEPQATDFMSGARLDARADGGLWQLTLPQSIYEGLVRHDIGDIRILDGKGTQVPLKIVDERKGFYEDPEIQSLNVFPLMTRGDGFIDMSATRFRMDETGALIGVESSAALGDGNVLTSYVLDASHLNGEPEALRLKWSDTPGKFVTTVDVKASRDLAFWFGLSSSSTLAQVPCGQMMFFQDTIDIPKAMPGYWLVTWPGGKKGSTLEKAEVLYPTSQDAAKNSWVQGTPFGTPSNGEYQFEVPAPLPASQVVIHVMWPDFCARAKIYSRSDAESNWEFHADATLYNLTAGEDAIQNQALNVRPVTHRYWMVQIDPESIAGAGPLPPSFQLAWTPHTAYFVAQGQEPYVIAFGSGRKDLAPPPPAAILEPVGWGKQGVTASLARMGAVYTLGGNNALYPQRPKPPDTKKKTMILAAAGVVGAALVTVLALVAMMLLKQKKAQALAQQQAGDEDHEWAEAQAAAETESLDDDSDLAETAAEVQEMKDSWDAPDQEDIDQIVKDSENAMAEDGSDQTGPTTEEQVSPEERPALLEEIMEPEEEAPAPEPEPPAEPEPPAPPPKPQGVPIQLNEDGSMEQDQLDALLNQSAFAKGQGRPKLTLEPKKSPEESALDPNEGVLTQEELDAMLAAPPGGGAALDDNNTLNQDDLDALLATQAEMPAPSPAMNDDGTLNQDALDALLATQPQKEPVLPREPKRPRDPKVKANEDGTLDQAGLNALLANAGYNITVPAANDSKGDDLPFDGALNQDQLDQIMNESGGPDMQTDGDQTEETPVIKQFSQEELDDLFDGAGRIDDWAPPPKEPEPPPPPPPPIPDGLQTDGQLSQADLDAFFDGPAKQAPQEDDNTPMSQDDLDAMFDAPAAPQPAPSADDNAAMSQD; via the coding sequence ATGCGCCGCTATTTTTATATATTCCTGGCTGTTATCATTCCTTTCATCCAGGCGCACGCTTTAGAACCCCAAGCAACGGACTTTATGTCCGGCGCCCGCTTGGACGCAAGGGCGGACGGCGGCCTGTGGCAGCTCACATTGCCCCAGAGCATATACGAGGGATTGGTTCGTCATGATATTGGCGATATTAGGATTCTTGACGGAAAAGGGACTCAGGTTCCCCTTAAAATCGTGGATGAACGAAAGGGATTTTACGAGGATCCGGAGATTCAATCCCTGAATGTTTTCCCGCTCATGACCCGGGGCGACGGATTTATTGACATGTCCGCCACCCGGTTCCGCATGGACGAAACCGGCGCCCTGATCGGAGTGGAAAGTTCAGCCGCGCTGGGAGACGGCAACGTACTTACATCCTATGTTTTGGACGCGTCTCATCTTAACGGCGAGCCCGAAGCATTGCGATTAAAATGGTCGGACACGCCGGGAAAATTCGTGACCACGGTGGACGTCAAAGCCAGCCGGGATCTGGCATTTTGGTTCGGGCTTTCCTCAAGCTCCACCCTAGCCCAGGTTCCTTGCGGGCAGATGATGTTTTTCCAGGACACCATAGACATTCCCAAGGCCATGCCGGGATATTGGCTGGTCACCTGGCCGGGGGGCAAAAAAGGCTCGACCTTAGAAAAGGCGGAGGTGCTGTATCCCACAAGCCAGGACGCCGCCAAAAACTCCTGGGTGCAAGGGACGCCGTTTGGGACTCCATCGAACGGGGAGTATCAATTTGAGGTCCCCGCCCCTCTGCCTGCCAGCCAGGTGGTCATTCATGTAATGTGGCCGGACTTCTGCGCCCGGGCCAAGATTTATTCCCGCAGCGACGCGGAAAGCAACTGGGAATTTCACGCAGACGCCACATTATACAATCTGACCGCCGGCGAGGACGCCATCCAAAATCAAGCTCTGAACGTCCGGCCCGTCACCCATAGATACTGGATGGTGCAAATCGACCCGGAATCCATTGCAGGCGCAGGCCCCCTGCCCCCTTCATTCCAGCTGGCTTGGACGCCTCATACCGCCTACTTTGTCGCCCAGGGCCAGGAGCCTTATGTCATTGCCTTCGGAAGCGGCCGTAAAGACCTCGCCCCGCCTCCTCCGGCCGCGATTTTGGAGCCGGTGGGCTGGGGCAAGCAAGGCGTGACAGCTTCTCTGGCCAGAATGGGCGCCGTCTATACATTGGGCGGCAATAACGCTTTGTATCCGCAACGCCCTAAACCGCCCGACACAAAAAAGAAAACGATGATCCTGGCCGCCGCCGGCGTGGTTGGTGCCGCCCTTGTGACGGTTTTGGCGCTGGTTGCAATGATGTTGCTTAAACAAAAAAAGGCCCAAGCCCTGGCGCAGCAACAAGCGGGGGATGAAGACCATGAATGGGCGGAAGCCCAGGCCGCTGCGGAAACGGAAAGCCTGGACGACGATTCGGACCTGGCCGAAACCGCCGCGGAAGTGCAGGAAATGAAGGACTCCTGGGACGCGCCTGACCAGGAAGACATAGACCAGATTGTAAAAGATTCTGAAAACGCCATGGCGGAGGACGGCTCGGACCAGACAGGTCCTACAACGGAGGAACAAGTTTCACCGGAAGAAAGGCCGGCCCTTTTGGAGGAGATAATGGAGCCGGAAGAAGAGGCTCCCGCGCCGGAGCCGGAGCCGCCCGCTGAGCCGGAGCCGCCTGCGCCCCCTCCCAAGCCCCAGGGCGTTCCCATTCAGTTGAACGAAGACGGGTCCATGGAGCAGGACCAATTGGATGCGCTCCTTAACCAGTCGGCTTTTGCGAAGGGACAGGGCCGGCCCAAACTAACACTCGAGCCAAAAAAATCCCCGGAAGAGTCCGCCCTTGATCCCAATGAGGGCGTTTTAACCCAGGAGGAACTGGACGCCATGCTGGCCGCTCCGCCGGGAGGAGGCGCCGCCCTGGATGATAACAACACCCTGAACCAGGACGATCTGGACGCCCTTTTGGCGACCCAGGCGGAAATGCCGGCCCCCTCGCCGGCCATGAATGACGACGGAACCTTGAACCAGGATGCTTTGGACGCATTGCTGGCCACCCAGCCCCAAAAAGAGCCGGTCCTGCCCCGAGAGCCCAAAAGGCCGCGGGACCCCAAAGTCAAGGCCAATGAAGACGGGACCCTGGATCAAGCCGGCTTAAACGCCCTTCTTGCGAACGCCGGTTACAACATCACCGTTCCCGCGGCCAACGACTCCAAGGGAGACGACCTTCCGTTCGACGGCGCATTAAATCAGGACCAGTTGGACCAGATTATGAATGAATCGGGCGGTCCGGACATGCAAACGGATGGGGATCAAACGGAAGAGACGCCGGTCATCAAACAGTTTTCCCAGGAAGAGCTTGATGATTTGTTTGACGGCGCAGGGCGTATAGACGATTGGGCTCCGCCTCCGAAAGAACCAGAGCCGCCCCCGCCGCCCCCGCCGCCGATTCCCGACGGGCTGCAAACCGACGGCCAGTTGAGCCAGGCGGATCTGGATGCTTTCTTTGACGGGCCGGCAAAGCAGGCGCCCCAGGAGGATGACAATACTCCCATGTCTCAGGACGACCTGGACGCCATGTTCGACGCCCCCGCTGCGCCCCAACCCGCGCCTTCCGCGGACGACAACGCAGCCATGTCTCAGGAC
- a CDS encoding alpha/beta fold hydrolase, translated as MLFWPKQETVLVDRGAPKAPHFLMAQDLFARKGSRELFIKKIFSAKAGIRRRGPVILCPGIATNANLFRMDDQGGFLSLGNNRSFATYLASEGFTVYCFHPGYAQRVYNRYVVRHCRQSMFYGKMRTTPPTLDFVELVDREVPMVIERVRRDSGSSNISWVGYSLGGMMMYTYLAKTLDATVRNVVTIGSPITLHQIFVRIIPLINWITRALGFEEKSFVGTVTQNFVPITRAIRKIPGPVLRFNPIASPLLWNPFNMSGKAAKTLLGKVVEPVPNSLQKSISTMISQGLACKQYGPELVKSMGYIRKNKAKFLFFYGGADVIAPPDTVLLAHEIITPNDSNNLIGVNAAGHVDLMIGENAREKVWLPTGKWLMENTSR; from the coding sequence ATGCTATTTTGGCCCAAGCAGGAAACAGTGCTCGTGGATCGGGGAGCCCCCAAGGCGCCTCATTTTCTCATGGCCCAGGATTTGTTCGCCCGAAAAGGCTCCCGGGAATTATTCATTAAAAAAATTTTTTCCGCCAAAGCCGGAATCCGGCGGCGAGGACCGGTCATCCTTTGCCCCGGCATCGCCACCAACGCCAATTTATTCCGCATGGACGACCAGGGCGGGTTTCTTTCCCTGGGGAACAACCGGTCCTTTGCAACCTACCTGGCCTCGGAAGGCTTTACGGTGTATTGCTTTCATCCGGGATACGCCCAAAGGGTGTACAACAGGTATGTGGTCAGGCATTGCCGGCAAAGCATGTTTTACGGCAAAATGCGCACCACGCCGCCCACGCTGGATTTTGTGGAATTGGTGGACAGGGAGGTTCCCATGGTCATCGAGCGTGTGCGCAGGGACTCCGGGTCGTCCAACATCTCTTGGGTAGGGTACAGCCTGGGCGGCATGATGATGTACACCTACCTGGCCAAGACCCTGGACGCCACGGTCAGGAATGTCGTGACTATAGGCAGCCCCATCACCCTGCATCAGATTTTTGTACGCATCATTCCCCTGATTAACTGGATCACCCGGGCTTTGGGATTCGAGGAGAAATCCTTTGTAGGAACCGTCACCCAGAACTTTGTGCCCATCACCAGGGCCATTCGGAAAATTCCGGGGCCGGTGCTGAGGTTCAACCCCATTGCGTCCCCCTTGCTGTGGAATCCTTTCAACATGTCGGGAAAGGCCGCCAAAACCCTTTTGGGCAAGGTGGTTGAGCCCGTCCCCAACAGCCTGCAAAAATCCATCTCCACCATGATTTCCCAAGGACTGGCCTGCAAGCAATACGGCCCCGAGTTGGTCAAGTCCATGGGTTACATCCGCAAAAACAAAGCGAAATTCCTCTTTTTTTACGGCGGCGCCGATGTAATCGCCCCGCCGGACACCGTGCTTCTGGCCCACGAAATCATCACGCCCAATGACTCCAACAACCTGATTGGAGTGAACGCCGCAGGGCATGTGGACCTGATGATAGGCGAAAACGCCCGGGAAAAAGTTTGGCTGCCCACCGGAAAGTGGCTTATGGAAAATACTTCGCGATAA